One part of the Lachnospiraceae bacterium JLR.KK002 genome encodes these proteins:
- a CDS encoding AAA family ATPase: protein MQEERKKQGMKINNTQTLHMIFMGNPGTGKTMMARTVANVLANMGVIRTNKLVETDRSGLVAGYVGQTAIKTREVIERAADGVLFIDEAYSLAQGGENDFGKEAQNFLNQNAGLESGFPNIIEFEDYETEDLMAIAGQMYSEQGYMLHPEAEVLLRHIFEEGRKQPQFGNGRFVRNVFEKSLNAQALRLSSEEEMDAEDLMMITEQDIREVISL, encoded by the coding sequence GTGCAGGAAGAACGCAAAAAGCAGGGGATGAAAATTAATAACACCCAGACACTGCATATGATATTTATGGGAAACCCCGGAACCGGGAAAACCATGATGGCCCGGACTGTGGCGAATGTGCTGGCAAATATGGGAGTAATCCGTACAAATAAGCTGGTGGAAACAGACCGTTCCGGTCTGGTTGCCGGTTATGTGGGGCAGACAGCCATTAAGACGCGGGAAGTAATTGAAAGGGCGGCGGACGGTGTGCTGTTTATAGACGAAGCATATTCCCTGGCACAGGGCGGTGAGAATGATTTCGGTAAGGAAGCGCAGAATTTCCTGAATCAGAATGCAGGGCTGGAGTCCGGATTTCCCAATATCATAGAATTTGAAGATTATGAAACGGAGGATTTGATGGCTATCGCAGGACAGATGTACTCTGAACAGGGGTATATGCTGCATCCGGAAGCTGAAGTTCTGTTAAGGCATATATTCGAAGAAGGAAGAAAGCAGCCTCAGTTTGGAAACGGCAGGTTTGTGAGAAATGTGTTTGAGAAGTCTCTGAACGCACAGGCCCTCAGACTGAGCAGTGAGGAAGAAATGGACGCAGAGGATTTGATGATGATTACGGAACAGGATATCAGGGAGGTGATTTCGTTATGA
- a CDS encoding AAA family ATPase, whose amino-acid sequence MWAIRRLTSNVIKSAIGGVLFVDEAYAITNDGGSFGQECIDTLVKLIEDFREEILIILAGYTKEMKDFMKANSGLESRFPLQIEFPDYTAEELFEIGKDMVSKKGFCLSDTTISVFREEIHALKKHSGPSSGNGRMVRNFVEEIVRRQSNRIAVSDVS is encoded by the coding sequence ATGTGGGCCATACGGCGGTTGACTTCAAATGTGATAAAATCGGCAATCGGAGGCGTGCTGTTTGTGGACGAGGCCTATGCCATTACAAACGACGGCGGCAGCTTCGGGCAGGAATGTATTGACACACTGGTAAAGCTGATAGAAGATTTCCGTGAAGAAATTCTGATAATTCTGGCGGGATATACAAAAGAAATGAAAGATTTTATGAAGGCCAATTCCGGACTGGAATCCAGATTTCCGCTGCAGATAGAATTTCCCGATTATACGGCGGAGGAACTTTTTGAAATCGGAAAAGATATGGTAAGTAAAAAGGGCTTTTGCCTTTCCGATACGACCATATCCGTATTCAGAGAGGAAATACATGCGCTCAAAAAGCATTCCGGCCCTTCTTCAGGAAACGGAAGAATGGTCCGGAATTTTGTGGAAGAAATTGTACGCAGACAGTCAAACAGAATTGCCGTCTCCGACGTCTCTTAG
- a CDS encoding 2-isopropylmalate synthase has protein sequence MKNFEKYERQYFMPPEVTYDWVKKEYITAPPVWCSVDLRDGNQALIEPMSLEEKLEFFQLLVDVGFKEIEVGFPAASETEYKFMRALIERNMIPDDVTVQVLTQAREHIIRKTFEAVEGAPHAVVHLYNSTSLAQREQVFKKSKKEILEIAVSGAKLLKKLAEETEGNFTFEYSPESFSGTEVDYALEVCNAVLDVWQPTPEKKAIINLPTTVENAMPHVFAGQVEYMSKHMKYRENVVLSLHPHNDRGVGICDAEFGILAGADRIEGTLFGNGERTGNVDIVTLAMNMFSHGVDPGLDFSNMSKIAETYERCTRMQVSPRQPYAGELVFTAFSGSHQDAIAKGMACREERPDGAWTVPYLPIDPKDVGRTYDSDVIRINSQSGKGGVSYILKQNYGITVPDKMKEEVGYTVKGVSDHRHMELSPRLVYEIFEEHYVEHMPHFQIPECHFRQKNGMLAEVTVDHGGKKRNVTGNGNGRLDAVSNALKQYFNVSYELSVYEEHSLSRGSSAKAVSYVGISCNQQLYWGVGIDEDIIKSSIAALCVAVNKLEQIQQAETGRDDRLNEIMNYIQEHYLTVTLDELTEKMHLSKPYLSKYIREKSGKTFGDIVKNVRMKKARTLLKNTGMTVENIAESVGYQNVEHFNRLFKKRYGMTPVQYRNREQRGK, from the coding sequence ATGAAGAATTTTGAGAAATACGAGAGACAGTATTTTATGCCCCCGGAAGTTACGTACGACTGGGTAAAAAAAGAATATATTACAGCACCTCCCGTATGGTGCAGCGTAGATTTGCGGGATGGAAATCAGGCATTGATTGAGCCCATGAGCCTGGAAGAAAAACTGGAATTTTTCCAGTTGCTGGTGGATGTGGGTTTTAAAGAAATTGAAGTGGGATTTCCGGCGGCTTCCGAGACAGAATACAAGTTCATGCGGGCGCTGATTGAACGGAATATGATACCGGATGATGTGACGGTGCAGGTTCTGACTCAGGCCAGAGAGCACATTATCCGCAAAACCTTTGAAGCGGTAGAGGGCGCGCCTCATGCTGTGGTGCACCTTTATAATTCCACTTCCCTGGCTCAGCGGGAGCAGGTGTTTAAAAAGAGTAAAAAAGAAATTCTGGAGATTGCAGTCAGCGGAGCAAAACTCCTGAAAAAGCTGGCGGAAGAGACAGAGGGGAATTTCACTTTTGAGTACAGCCCGGAGAGTTTTTCCGGAACAGAGGTGGATTATGCTCTGGAGGTGTGCAACGCAGTACTGGACGTATGGCAGCCCACACCGGAAAAAAAGGCTATTATCAATCTTCCTACCACAGTGGAAAACGCCATGCCCCATGTTTTTGCAGGGCAGGTGGAGTATATGAGCAAACATATGAAGTACCGGGAAAATGTGGTGCTGTCCCTCCATCCCCACAACGACAGGGGAGTGGGAATCTGTGATGCGGAATTCGGAATTCTGGCCGGGGCGGACCGGATTGAAGGAACCCTTTTTGGAAACGGGGAGCGCACCGGAAACGTAGATATTGTAACTCTTGCCATGAATATGTTTTCCCATGGCGTGGATCCAGGACTGGATTTCAGCAATATGTCTAAAATTGCGGAGACTTATGAGCGTTGTACCAGAATGCAGGTTTCGCCCAGACAGCCTTATGCCGGAGAACTGGTTTTTACCGCTTTTTCCGGTTCTCATCAGGACGCCATTGCCAAAGGTATGGCCTGCCGGGAAGAGCGGCCGGACGGAGCATGGACGGTACCCTATCTGCCCATTGACCCCAAAGATGTGGGACGGACCTATGATTCCGATGTGATTCGCATTAACAGTCAGTCCGGAAAAGGCGGCGTAAGCTATATTCTGAAACAGAATTACGGTATTACGGTTCCGGATAAAATGAAAGAAGAAGTGGGATATACGGTGAAAGGGGTATCAGACCATCGGCATATGGAACTGTCACCCCGGCTGGTGTATGAGATTTTTGAGGAACATTATGTGGAGCATATGCCCCATTTTCAGATTCCGGAGTGCCATTTCCGTCAGAAGAACGGTATGCTGGCAGAGGTGACAGTGGATCATGGCGGAAAGAAACGCAATGTAACAGGCAACGGCAACGGACGTCTGGACGCGGTGAGCAATGCATTGAAGCAGTATTTTAATGTAAGCTATGAGCTGTCCGTTTATGAGGAACATTCTCTGTCCAGAGGTTCTTCCGCAAAAGCAGTGTCTTATGTGGGAATTTCCTGTAATCAGCAGTTGTACTGGGGTGTGGGAATTGACGAAGATATTATCAAATCTTCCATTGCGGCCCTCTGTGTGGCTGTAAATAAGCTGGAACAGATTCAGCAGGCCGAAACGGGCCGGGATGACAGGCTGAATGAGATTATGAATTACATTCAGGAGCATTATCTGACCGTGACGCTGGATGAACTTACAGAGAAAATGCATTTGTCCAAGCCATATCTTTCCAAATATATCCGGGAGAAGTCCGGGAAAACTTTTGGAGATATTGTAAAAAATGTCCGGATGAAAAAAGCGCGCACTCTGCTGAAAAACACCGGAATGACTGTGGAAAATATTGCAGAAAGCGTGGGTTATCAGAACGTGGAGCATTTCAACCGTCTCTTTAAGAAACGATATGGAATGACTCCGGTGCAGTACCGTAACAGAGAACAGAGAGGCAAGTAA
- the spoIIID gene encoding sporulation transcriptional regulator SpoIIID, whose product MKGYIEERAINIANYIIEENATVRQTAKKFGISKSTVHKDVTERLMQINPALAAQARKVLDVNKSERHIRGGLATREKYLHQKGVV is encoded by the coding sequence TTGAAAGGGTACATAGAAGAACGGGCGATTAATATTGCTAATTATATAATTGAGGAAAATGCCACAGTAAGGCAGACGGCCAAAAAATTTGGAATCAGCAAGAGTACGGTACATAAAGATGTCACCGAACGTCTCATGCAGATTAACCCCGCCCTTGCAGCCCAGGCGAGAAAGGTACTGGACGTAAATAAATCGGAGCGGCATATCCGGGGCGGTCTTGCGACCAGAGAGAAGTATCTGCACCAGAAAGGTGTTGTCTGA
- a CDS encoding Ig-like domain repeat protein has protein sequence MKAYTKEVAFDSGIDYAAVQYVGLAEPLRITDEGEGVFSVKIPAKEAVFESGIIVKVYDRYGKVSLSCPNIADTGGEAVSAGIRVMTETDVPAVTFSLPGSDSIFGADGPIWYRSNKTIKLSVQDEHSGLNNVDLSVNGADIPEDKKGNALLKAEVAEAADGPNRDKQNYIFDTGYFSSVCGEAKNGKYVITAQTTDNAGNEADHKVIYYMDETAPEIEITKKADTSYRDAAGNPLYVGTNRFTVVITDTVSGIRQIGYLQSAEQNSYDRKIIELNPAGYSLNAELGDGWKVTGTDGNLVTQATKTFTFPEDDNDVRLTFDAMDNARNRTENVQSEIFTVDKTAPVINVVFREDDDTDMYYEQNRIADITVTERNFDENLIKVEIENMFGAVPGYSFAEISNTEHTAVIDFDEGDYMFDMTGMDLGNHPAVVNFSGGNENMFYVDKTRPVVQENFAEFGNAAENSFNTDKTVNITVTEHNFDPELLNLKIMRKEAGEEHSPEGMEDATGMVLGGARWDSTGDVHTISFTFDFDGVYRMEMTPADLASNTAEPCSTVIFEIDKTAPVVSMKNGSFVGEDDTEFLDVYPCERKEEAAPTVVFEDLNLSHLEYKLTVYIPDYSTSDAVAMKPTVTSGTIEDNKYTLSDFKEDGVYALELVAVDVAGNKSAVNYNTYARMVNQDVLAFLMESNPEKKTGLYSFEYENGEAISKKPSDFQDLNIFVMTKKETGTDIVLRDSNGQEIVTNAQCMEDNSIYGIGICNYLLRADFFRENFQDDTDVELQLTVKNQGRRIDLGKMHIDNIAPTCVMPDNLDSWHWFYGETERTFTLSGISELVDESHCAIYDNGQKVPFAYSGDERTITFSLEKGWHNVGIVLDDMAGNANNIQEKINLHIGYFWLWVIVILSVLVVTSVICIVIYSRNRKKRETD, from the coding sequence TTGAAAGCCTATACAAAAGAAGTTGCTTTTGACAGTGGCATTGATTATGCAGCAGTTCAGTATGTGGGATTGGCGGAGCCCCTCAGGATAACTGATGAGGGTGAAGGGGTATTTTCGGTAAAAATTCCCGCAAAAGAAGCAGTTTTTGAGAGCGGCATTATTGTGAAAGTGTATGACAGGTATGGAAAAGTAAGCCTTTCCTGTCCGAATATAGCAGATACCGGAGGAGAGGCTGTCTCAGCAGGCATACGGGTAATGACAGAAACGGATGTGCCGGCAGTCACCTTCAGCCTGCCGGGAAGTGACAGCATATTTGGAGCAGACGGTCCTATCTGGTACCGTTCAAATAAAACAATTAAACTTTCGGTTCAGGATGAGCACTCCGGCCTGAACAATGTGGATTTGTCTGTGAACGGCGCCGATATTCCGGAGGACAAAAAAGGCAATGCGTTGTTAAAAGCGGAAGTGGCGGAAGCAGCGGACGGGCCCAATCGTGATAAACAGAACTATATATTCGATACAGGTTATTTCTCATCTGTTTGCGGAGAAGCCAAAAACGGAAAATATGTAATTACCGCTCAAACCACGGATAATGCAGGAAATGAAGCCGATCATAAAGTTATCTATTATATGGATGAAACTGCGCCTGAGATTGAAATTACAAAGAAGGCAGACACCAGTTACCGTGATGCTGCGGGCAATCCTCTTTATGTGGGGACAAACCGCTTTACTGTCGTGATCACTGATACTGTTTCCGGAATCAGGCAGATTGGCTATTTGCAGAGTGCGGAACAAAATTCTTATGACAGGAAGATAATTGAGCTCAATCCTGCCGGGTACAGCTTAAACGCCGAGCTGGGAGATGGCTGGAAAGTGACGGGCACAGATGGCAATCTTGTGACCCAGGCCACAAAAACCTTTACTTTCCCGGAAGATGATAATGATGTCAGATTAACCTTTGACGCAATGGACAATGCACGGAACAGGACAGAGAATGTCCAAAGTGAAATATTTACTGTTGATAAAACGGCGCCTGTTATCAACGTTGTATTCCGCGAAGACGATGATACGGATATGTATTATGAGCAGAACCGCATTGCGGACATTACGGTGACAGAACGGAATTTTGATGAAAATCTGATAAAGGTGGAAATTGAAAATATGTTTGGCGCTGTGCCCGGATATTCATTTGCAGAGATTTCCAATACGGAACATACGGCTGTTATTGATTTTGACGAGGGCGATTACATGTTTGATATGACGGGAATGGATTTGGGAAATCATCCCGCAGTTGTGAATTTCAGCGGCGGCAATGAAAACATGTTTTATGTGGATAAGACCAGGCCTGTGGTGCAGGAGAATTTTGCTGAATTTGGCAATGCAGCGGAAAACAGTTTTAATACGGATAAAACGGTAAACATTACGGTTACAGAGCATAACTTTGACCCGGAGCTTCTGAATCTGAAAATTATGAGAAAAGAGGCGGGAGAAGAACACAGCCCGGAGGGGATGGAAGATGCCACAGGTATGGTTCTGGGAGGCGCAAGGTGGGACAGCACAGGAGATGTCCACACAATTTCTTTTACCTTTGACTTTGACGGAGTCTATCGTATGGAGATGACGCCCGCTGATTTAGCGTCCAATACTGCGGAACCATGCAGCACCGTTATCTTCGAGATTGATAAAACAGCGCCTGTTGTCAGTATGAAAAACGGTTCCTTTGTGGGAGAGGATGATACGGAATTTCTGGATGTATATCCCTGTGAAAGGAAGGAAGAGGCTGCACCCACCGTTGTATTTGAGGATTTGAATCTGTCGCATCTGGAATATAAGCTGACCGTTTACATCCCGGACTATTCCACTTCGGATGCAGTGGCAATGAAGCCGACAGTAACGAGCGGAACAATTGAAGATAATAAATATACTCTGTCGGATTTCAAAGAAGACGGCGTATATGCCCTGGAACTGGTGGCAGTGGATGTTGCGGGCAATAAAAGCGCTGTTAATTATAATACCTATGCCCGTATGGTCAATCAGGATGTGCTGGCGTTTCTTATGGAGAGCAATCCTGAGAAAAAAACAGGTCTGTATTCCTTTGAATATGAAAATGGTGAAGCAATCAGCAAAAAACCTTCCGATTTCCAGGATCTGAATATTTTTGTAATGACGAAAAAAGAAACCGGGACGGATATTGTCCTGCGGGACAGCAACGGACAGGAAATTGTTACCAACGCCCAGTGCATGGAGGATAACAGCATTTATGGGATAGGTATCTGTAATTATCTTTTGAGGGCGGATTTTTTCAGAGAAAATTTCCAGGATGATACGGACGTGGAGCTGCAATTGACGGTTAAAAATCAGGGGCGCCGCATTGATCTGGGCAAAATGCATATTGACAATATTGCTCCAACCTGTGTCATGCCGGATAATCTGGATTCCTGGCATTGGTTTTACGGTGAAACGGAGCGTACTTTTACCCTTTCAGGTATCAGCGAACTGGTAGATGAAAGCCATTGTGCGATTTATGACAATGGTCAGAAAGTGCCCTTTGCCTATTCCGGTGATGAGAGAACAATTACCTTCTCCCTTGAGAAAGGATGGCACAATGTGGGCATTGTTCTTGACGATATGGCAGGCAATGCAAATAATATTCAGGAGAAAATAAATCTGCATATCGGTTATTTCTGGCTTTGGGTTATTGTGATATTGTCTGTACTTGTTGTCACATCTGTTATTTGTATTGTTATCTACAGCAGAAACAGAAAGAAGCGGGAGACTGACTGA
- a CDS encoding type VII secretion target, which translates to MSDSQYLYNYYRQRYYNSCSEINSCEHQIYNLNNERRRVVDRINQLNRDIRETRSALDSLKAVAQRESSLTSRLSAVSGKTGQAAANFSGMVHASDIVSKDITEVFGSETTKTKNALNGVWNTLKSKKSSVDTKLSGLQNDLNQANSNLQNIDGCIFTNIKEEKQNQIFTMQWPLL; encoded by the coding sequence ATGTCAGACAGCCAATATCTGTATAATTATTATCGTCAGAGATATTACAATTCATGTAGTGAAATCAACAGTTGTGAACATCAGATTTATAATCTTAATAATGAGAGGCGGCGTGTTGTTGACCGGATTAATCAGCTTAACAGGGATATCAGAGAAACCAGGTCGGCTCTTGACAGCCTGAAGGCTGTTGCTCAGCGGGAAAGCAGTTTAACCAGCAGGCTTTCTGCCGTCTCCGGTAAGACAGGGCAGGCTGCAGCGAATTTCAGCGGAATGGTTCATGCCAGCGATATTGTCAGTAAAGATATTACAGAAGTTTTTGGCAGTGAAACAACAAAAACCAAAAATGCATTAAATGGTGTGTGGAATACGCTCAAATCAAAGAAAAGCAGCGTCGATACGAAGCTCTCCGGTTTGCAGAATGATTTAAATCAGGCAAACAGCAATCTGCAGAATATTGACGGATGTATTTTCACAAATATAAAAGAGGAAAAACAAAATCAGATTTTTACAATGCAGTGGCCCCTGCTTTGA
- a CDS encoding AAA family ATPase, with product MKKPLPTGVDNFEDMIKSDYYYVDKTMLIKELLDLKRKVNLFTRPRRFGKNLNLSMLRYFFEDTGDARRNGEQKELFQGMKIMDAGESYTGQMGNYPVFELTLKSAKQEDYDVAYYMIQNAVSTEFERHRRLVEAGKECLSLREYEQYTAVAEGKAEERAVRNALQLFCRCMYKITGRNTVILIDEYDVPLENAYFRGFYDRMVSFIRSLFESALKTNDYLQFAVITGCLRISKESIFTGLNHLNIISVLDRKYSEHFGFTEPEVLQMMEYYEVGNRFPTMKEWYDGYLFGDTDVYNPWSVIKFLYDLYSDVNAFPRPYWINTSSNDIIKDMIARADREMKGQIEMLLEGGTLDIQVHEEVTYGDMHSNSENLWNFLYFTGYLTKESEYFKELSVFLRVRVPNTEVKTIYQNTVLNWMKGMIKKEDFHDLYRAMEDGDARKMTDILNGQLFRTISFYDSAENFYHGFLTGILSQSENYLVKSNRESGNGRSDIMVKSPSLRGRSFVLEVKVSDSIDDLEKDAKRALNQIYEKRYMEELRTEGYRRTDCYGISFYRKDCEVCFGKEDGSGI from the coding sequence ATGAAGAAACCATTGCCGACAGGTGTTGATAATTTTGAAGATATGATAAAGTCTGACTATTACTATGTAGATAAAACAATGCTCATAAAAGAATTACTGGACTTAAAAAGAAAAGTTAATTTATTCACCCGTCCCAGGCGTTTTGGAAAAAACCTTAATCTGAGCATGTTGCGATACTTTTTTGAAGATACGGGAGATGCCAGAAGGAACGGGGAACAGAAAGAACTGTTCCAGGGGATGAAAATTATGGACGCCGGGGAAAGTTATACAGGGCAGATGGGAAACTATCCGGTGTTTGAACTGACGCTGAAATCGGCGAAGCAGGAAGACTATGATGTGGCTTATTACATGATACAGAACGCAGTCAGCACGGAATTTGAACGGCACAGAAGGCTGGTGGAAGCGGGGAAAGAATGTCTTTCTCTGAGAGAATATGAGCAGTATACTGCTGTTGCAGAAGGAAAGGCAGAAGAGAGGGCAGTAAGAAATGCACTGCAGTTATTCTGCCGGTGTATGTATAAGATTACCGGAAGGAATACGGTGATTCTGATTGACGAGTACGACGTACCGCTGGAAAATGCATATTTCAGAGGTTTTTATGACAGGATGGTCAGTTTTATCCGCTCCCTGTTTGAATCTGCATTAAAAACCAATGATTATCTGCAGTTTGCTGTGATTACCGGGTGTCTGCGGATTTCAAAAGAAAGTATATTTACGGGATTGAACCATCTTAATATTATCTCTGTACTGGACAGAAAATACAGTGAGCATTTTGGATTTACGGAACCGGAAGTTTTGCAGATGATGGAATATTATGAAGTGGGAAATCGTTTTCCGACCATGAAGGAATGGTATGACGGATATTTGTTTGGAGATACAGATGTTTATAACCCATGGAGTGTGATTAAGTTTCTGTATGATCTGTATTCCGATGTAAATGCATTTCCGCGTCCCTATTGGATCAATACCAGTTCCAATGATATTATTAAAGATATGATTGCCAGGGCTGACCGGGAAATGAAAGGTCAGATTGAAATGCTTCTGGAAGGAGGTACCCTGGATATTCAGGTACATGAAGAAGTAACTTACGGAGATATGCACAGTAACAGTGAAAATCTCTGGAATTTCCTGTATTTTACAGGATATCTGACAAAAGAAAGTGAATATTTTAAGGAACTGTCAGTCTTTTTGCGGGTGCGGGTTCCAAACACGGAAGTGAAGACCATTTATCAGAATACGGTTCTGAACTGGATGAAAGGTATGATAAAAAAAGAAGATTTTCATGATTTATACCGTGCCATGGAAGATGGAGATGCCCGGAAAATGACGGACATATTAAACGGTCAGCTGTTTCGTACCATCAGTTTCTATGACAGTGCGGAAAATTTTTACCATGGGTTTCTGACGGGAATTTTAAGCCAGAGCGAGAATTATCTGGTGAAGTCCAACCGGGAATCGGGAAATGGGCGTTCTGATATTATGGTGAAAAGCCCCTCACTGCGGGGCAGGTCGTTTGTTCTGGAAGTAAAGGTATCGGATTCCATTGATGATCTGGAAAAGGATGCAAAAAGGGCTCTGAATCAGATTTATGAGAAAAGATATATGGAGGAACTGCGGACGGAGGGGTACAGAAGAACGGACTGTTATGGCATTTCCTTTTACCGGAAAGACTGTGAGGTATGTTTCGGAAAAGAAGATGGTAGCGGTATTTGA
- a CDS encoding methyl-accepting chemotaxis protein, giving the protein MKQKTNGTTSRKKIADEILRQIGGSVILVLLLIAAVSIYMVGWLSITSKRTELTEESNAAANQLTGFLEQYTKGVELLAANPEIKHIMLETEAGGNISQAEKMQTVLDNLSHIAENDSENVMAVWIADLDASSFLQSDGLTNEEEWDITGRGWYGCIEHKQTILTEPYVDSTNGKMVLSAAAPVYDDATGEVLGAVGMDIALDHMTEVMSGYKIGRKGYVLLLSENGMFLYHPQKDIIQKHVTDINTSQNVMDAITSQKDEFMKYKADGVTKYGSLQHAGDTGYIVLSSLPMSEYYATLTAMVLALIVIFAAGITLIAFRIRKSSASLTKPILELNHTAQQLAAGDLDVNLLITSEDEIGELGESIRKTVSRLKEYIEYIDETADVLAQVADGKLSIHLKNDYVGEFQKIKTALLNISDSMNQVMAGISESSEHVSVGAMELASASQVLAEGAEEQAAAIEQLTATTATVAEQVENSRREAENSAKATAQVTAIIEQNQKNMTRMTDAMEKIRQTSQQVVGIIQTIEDIASQTNLLSLNASIEAARAGEAGKGFAVVADEIGKLALESSEAANTTKELIEISMEEINKGNTIAGSVMDSLKESVSAVSQVNKMIQETAENAAVQAENMEQLRLGIEEMAQGIQDNSAASQETSATSEELASQAEILNKMVQKFELCEEQPQESSQDFELFEEQPQEISPEE; this is encoded by the coding sequence ATGAAACAAAAGACGAACGGAACAACTTCCAGAAAAAAAATTGCAGACGAAATCCTCCGCCAGATTGGCGGCAGCGTTATCCTGGTGCTTCTGCTGATAGCCGCTGTCTCCATCTATATGGTGGGCTGGCTGAGCATTACGTCAAAAAGGACAGAGCTGACCGAGGAATCCAATGCAGCCGCAAATCAGCTGACCGGATTTCTGGAGCAGTATACCAAAGGTGTGGAACTCCTTGCTGCCAATCCGGAAATCAAACATATCATGCTGGAGACAGAAGCCGGCGGCAACATCAGCCAGGCGGAAAAAATGCAGACAGTTCTGGACAACCTCTCACACATTGCAGAAAACGATTCCGAAAATGTGATGGCCGTATGGATTGCTGATCTGGATGCAAGTTCCTTCCTCCAGTCCGACGGGCTCACGAATGAAGAAGAATGGGATATCACCGGCCGCGGATGGTATGGCTGTATTGAACACAAACAGACCATACTTACAGAGCCCTATGTGGATTCCACCAACGGAAAGATGGTTTTAAGCGCCGCAGCCCCGGTTTATGATGACGCTACCGGAGAGGTTCTGGGCGCAGTGGGTATGGATATCGCCCTGGATCATATGACCGAAGTGATGAGCGGATACAAAATCGGCCGAAAGGGATATGTTCTGCTGCTGTCAGAAAACGGTATGTTCCTGTATCATCCCCAGAAAGATATTATACAGAAACATGTAACAGACATAAACACATCTCAGAATGTAATGGATGCGATTACCTCGCAAAAGGATGAATTTATGAAATACAAGGCAGACGGCGTCACAAAGTACGGTTCTCTGCAACATGCCGGCGATACCGGCTACATTGTGCTCAGCAGCCTTCCCATGTCAGAATATTATGCAACACTGACAGCAATGGTCCTGGCATTGATTGTTATTTTCGCCGCCGGCATTACACTGATCGCATTCAGAATCCGGAAAAGCTCCGCCAGCCTGACAAAACCCATTCTGGAACTGAACCATACGGCTCAGCAGCTTGCCGCCGGGGATCTGGATGTGAATCTTCTGATTACAAGCGAAGATGAAATCGGAGAACTGGGTGAATCTATCCGGAAAACAGTCAGCAGGCTGAAAGAATACATTGAATACATTGATGAGACTGCAGACGTACTGGCTCAGGTTGCCGACGGAAAACTGAGTATTCATCTGAAAAATGATTATGTAGGTGAATTTCAGAAGATAAAAACTGCTCTGCTCAATATTTCCGATTCCATGAATCAGGTGATGGCCGGAATCTCAGAAAGCTCAGAGCATGTATCTGTGGGAGCCATGGAACTGGCCTCAGCCTCCCAGGTTCTGGCAGAAGGGGCGGAAGAACAGGCCGCAGCCATCGAACAGCTTACCGCTACCACCGCCACTGTGGCGGAACAGGTGGAAAACAGCCGCAGAGAAGCAGAAAATTCAGCCAAAGCAACCGCTCAGGTCACTGCAATCATTGAACAGAACCAGAAGAACATGACACGGATGACGGACGCCATGGAGAAAATCAGGCAGACCTCTCAGCAGGTCGTTGGTATTATCCAGACCATCGAAGATATTGCCTCACAGACAAATCTTCTTTCTCTGAACGCTTCTATTGAAGCCGCCCGTGCCGGCGAAGCAGGAAAAGGCTTTGCAGTGGTTGCCGATGAAATCGGAAAACTGGCACTGGAAAGCTCTGAAGCAGCCAACACCACAAAGGAACTGATTGAAATCTCGATGGAAGAAATCAACAAAGGAAATACCATTGCCGGCAGTGTTATGGATTCATTAAAAGAATCTGTCTCCGCAGTAAGCCAGGTAAATAAAATGATACAGGAAACCGCTGAAAATGCCGCTGTTCAGGCGGAAAATATGGAACAGCTCCGTCTGGGTATTGAAGAAATGGCCCAGGGTATTCAGGATAATTCCGCAGCTTCTCAGGAAACTTCTGCAACTTCAGAGGAACTGGCCTCCCAGGCTGAAATACTGAATAAAATGGTACAGAAATTTGAACTCTGTGAGGAACAGCCGCAGGAATCTTCGCAGGATTTTGAGCTCTTTGAAGAACAGCCGCAGGAAATTTCTCCGGAAGAGTAA